CCGTAGCGCAAGCGGACGTACAACTCACCGATCGTCTGCACGTCGGTGGCGACCTGCGGGAAGTCACGCGCGACGCGCTGCCAGTAGTCGACCGGTCCTTCGGAGGGATGGCGAGCGGCGCCGCGCCGCGCGAGCTTCTCGCAGAAGCGCAGCCAGGCACGCTGCACCGGATCGTCGCGCTGCGCGCGCAGGTTGAGGAAGAGCAGCGCGGTGAGCGCCACGAGCACGAGTCCGCTCAAGACGAGCAACACCATCGCCATCGTGCGCCAGGTGGCATCGTCGAAACCGACGCGCGCCAGGATGCTGCGCTGGCGCTCCGGGTTGTATCCCAGCACCCACTGGTTCCAGGCATTGGCGAGCGCGTCCCAGCGGTACAGCGCCTGGCGCAGCCAGGCTACGTCCTCGCGCGCGAGGAACGGCACCGGGTCGTCGGCGGGAACCGCGGCCGCCAGACCCTCGGCCAGCCGCTGCGGGGATACCGTGGCGGTGGGATCGACACGCACCCAGCCGCGACCGGCCAGCCAGACCTCGGCCCAGGCGTGTGCATCGGCTTGGCGGACGATGAGGTAGTCGCCGACCGGGTTAAGGCTGCCGCCGTGATAGCCCGTCAGCACCCGCGCCGGCACGCCCGCCGCGCGCATGAGGAAGACGAACGCAGAGGCGAAGTGCTCGCAGAAGCCGCGCTGGGTCTGGAACAGAAACTCGTCGACAGGATCGTCGCCGAGCAGCGGCGGACTCAGCGTGTAGAAGAAGGGACGCGTGGCGAAATAGTCGAGCGTGCGCAACAGCACGTCCTCGTCGTTTGCCGCCTCCGCCCGGATGCGTGCCGCCAGCGCGCGGGCACGCGGGGCCACGGCCGGCGGAAGCTGCAGGCCGCGGTCGCGCTCCTCCGGGGCCAGCGCGCCGGGTTCCAGCAGATATGACAGATACGACATCATCTCGTAGCGCTTGCGATCGCGCAGGGGCTTCGCGTGGAGGATCTGGAAATCGGGTGTGATGCGGCTCGCCTCGGGCGTCAGCGCCGGCTGGTCGAGCGCGAACAGCCAGTTCTGCTGGTGCGGCTCCACGGTGATCGTGTAACGGACCGGATCGCC
The DNA window shown above is from Betaproteobacteria bacterium and carries:
- a CDS encoding DUF3488 domain-containing transglutaminase family protein, whose product is MTAGTPLQIFSVYSLLFAVLLAAAPHALHVPKWVLLLATTLWLWRVYLLHRDLRLPNRWLLSLFTIAGSVGIFFHYRSLFGRDAGVTLLVLMLALKLMEMRGRRDAIMVIFLSYLLLITHFLYSQTVATAAYMLAVVWLITMTMVGFQQRAPREAWKAALRTSGLLLTQAVPLMLVMFLFFPRVQTPLWSLPQEGFAGSTGLSDTMAPGSLSNLSLSDAVAFRVRFEDEPPNRALLYWRGPVLWDFDGKAWRGGSALGGPTPALVATGDPVRYTITVEPHQQNWLFALDQPALTPEASRITPDFQILHAKPLRDRKRYEMMSYLSYLLEPGALAPEERDRGLQLPPAVAPRARALAARIRAEAANDEDVLLRTLDYFATRPFFYTLSPPLLGDDPVDEFLFQTQRGFCEHFASAFVFLMRAAGVPARVLTGYHGGSLNPVGDYLIVRQADAHAWAEVWLAGRGWVRVDPTATVSPQRLAEGLAAAVPADDPVPFLAREDVAWLRQALYRWDALANAWNQWVLGYNPERQRSILARVGFDDATWRTMAMVLLVLSGLVLVALTALLFLNLRAQRDDPVQRAWLRFCEKLARRGAARHPSEGPVDYWQRVARDFPQVATDVQTIGELYVRLRYGRTAPAEDVTRLKSLVAAFRI